From a single Chitinophaga sp. Cy-1792 genomic region:
- a CDS encoding DUF4861 family protein has protein sequence MIRNIVMASLSGLALFHASTAKCLPVGDSTLNAPAILGQMEKVATWQWNKLDNRGWSNPQTNWTNGAMYTGMFKLAQVSENPFFMQRLVRVGTDNNWNTGPDRFFADEYCIGQTYSQLYTIYKEPRMIERWRKLADSIVAAPHTESLEWVNGIHHREWAWCDALYMGPTALAYLTTATGDAKYLATADKLWWKTSDFLYSKEDSLYYRDASYFGKKEANGKRVFWSRGNGWVMGGLVRMMDNMPATYAGKAKFVEQFKQMAYKIAALQNNDGTWHASLLDPDSYPSKETSGTGFYVYALMWGVNNNILPAKDFMPVIKKGWEALVSCVQPNGKLGFVQVVAAAPGKATAEDTDVYGVGAFLLAGSEIIKFDIRQQGGTAIEMTNNIGVDRPGEIVELDMATFSKAQPKTAAKSFRIVNAVTGKEIPYQLIYNGEKTPSSILLQINAAPGATVTALVKEGTPAPVKARAYGRYVPERKDDYAWENDRMAYRMYGKALEQVPKEMAFGIDVWAKRTEELVINEWYKTDNYHHDNGQGLDFYSVGLTLGAGDNAPVVNDSIRYPKNYRQQKTLDNGPLRTAFALTYEQWNAGGIPVTVTKTISLDAGSQLNRISLQYSFKGKELPVVTGIVKRKEPGTILLDEKTGVMGYWEPQHGEDGTIGLGCVFPEGKPGMKTDDVHLLTPGIAQNDKPYVYYAGATWSKGGWIANSAEWFNYLENFSQRVNNKIAITLQNNIPTKK, from the coding sequence ATGATAAGAAACATAGTAATGGCAAGTCTTTCAGGACTTGCCTTATTCCACGCATCCACGGCAAAATGCCTGCCTGTGGGTGATTCTACCCTTAATGCTCCGGCTATTTTAGGTCAGATGGAAAAAGTTGCCACCTGGCAATGGAACAAACTCGATAACAGAGGCTGGTCTAATCCGCAAACCAACTGGACAAACGGTGCCATGTATACCGGGATGTTCAAGCTGGCCCAGGTATCGGAAAATCCATTCTTTATGCAGCGCCTTGTCAGAGTAGGTACTGATAACAATTGGAATACCGGTCCGGATAGATTCTTTGCAGATGAATATTGCATTGGTCAAACCTATTCACAGCTGTATACTATTTATAAAGAACCCAGGATGATTGAACGCTGGCGTAAGCTGGCAGACAGTATCGTGGCTGCGCCGCATACCGAGTCACTGGAATGGGTAAACGGTATTCACCATCGCGAATGGGCCTGGTGCGATGCGCTCTATATGGGACCTACCGCACTGGCTTATCTTACTACTGCTACCGGCGATGCTAAATACCTGGCTACCGCAGATAAGCTGTGGTGGAAAACCAGCGACTTCCTGTACAGCAAAGAAGATAGTTTATACTATCGCGATGCCAGCTATTTCGGTAAGAAAGAAGCCAATGGTAAGCGCGTATTCTGGAGTCGTGGCAATGGCTGGGTAATGGGCGGACTGGTACGTATGATGGATAATATGCCTGCTACATACGCCGGTAAAGCGAAGTTTGTAGAACAGTTTAAGCAGATGGCCTACAAGATAGCCGCGTTGCAAAACAACGATGGCACCTGGCATGCCAGTTTGCTTGATCCGGATAGTTATCCTTCCAAAGAAACAAGTGGTACCGGATTTTACGTATATGCATTAATGTGGGGAGTGAATAACAATATCCTTCCTGCAAAAGATTTTATGCCTGTCATTAAAAAAGGCTGGGAGGCGCTGGTAAGCTGTGTGCAACCTAATGGTAAACTGGGTTTTGTACAGGTTGTTGCAGCCGCTCCCGGTAAGGCTACCGCAGAAGATACCGACGTTTATGGCGTAGGTGCATTCCTGTTGGCAGGTTCTGAAATTATAAAATTTGATATCAGACAACAGGGAGGTACAGCCATTGAGATGACCAACAATATTGGTGTAGACCGTCCCGGGGAAATTGTGGAACTGGATATGGCTACTTTCTCAAAGGCACAGCCTAAAACCGCTGCAAAATCTTTCCGTATAGTCAATGCCGTTACTGGTAAGGAAATTCCATATCAGCTGATTTATAATGGTGAAAAAACACCATCTTCTATTCTCCTGCAGATCAATGCTGCACCGGGAGCTACGGTAACAGCCCTGGTAAAGGAAGGCACGCCGGCACCAGTGAAAGCGAGAGCTTATGGCCGCTACGTTCCTGAGCGTAAGGATGACTATGCATGGGAAAATGACCGTATGGCTTATCGTATGTATGGTAAAGCGCTGGAGCAGGTTCCAAAGGAAATGGCTTTTGGTATTGATGTTTGGGCTAAACGTACCGAAGAGCTGGTGATCAACGAATGGTACAAGACAGATAACTATCATCATGATAATGGCCAGGGACTTGATTTCTATAGTGTAGGACTGACACTGGGGGCGGGTGATAATGCACCTGTTGTTAATGACAGTATCCGTTACCCTAAAAATTATCGTCAGCAGAAAACGCTGGATAATGGTCCGTTGCGTACTGCTTTTGCACTTACCTACGAGCAGTGGAATGCGGGCGGTATACCCGTAACCGTTACCAAAACGATCAGTCTGGATGCAGGTTCACAACTGAACCGTATCTCCCTGCAATATAGCTTTAAAGGCAAAGAGCTGCCTGTTGTAACAGGCATCGTAAAACGTAAGGAGCCGGGCACCATTCTGCTGGATGAAAAAACCGGTGTAATGGGATATTGGGAGCCACAGCATGGCGAAGATGGAACCATTGGCCTGGGTTGCGTGTTCCCTGAAGGAAAGCCAGGTATGAAAACAGATGATGTACACCTGCTGACGCCGGGCATCGCACAAAATGATAAACCTTACGTTTATTATGCCGGTGCTACCTGGAGCAAGGGAGGATGGATCGCTAATTCCGCCGAGTGGTTTAACTACCTGGAGAACTTCTCCCAGCGGGTAAATAACAAGATTGCAATAACCTTACAGAATAACATTCCAACAAAGAAATAA
- the kduD gene encoding 2-dehydro-3-deoxy-D-gluconate 5-dehydrogenase KduD, giving the protein MFELNGKIALVTGCKRGIGKAMAVALAKAGADIIGVSASLELSGSEVEREVTALGRRFKAYQCDFSNREALYTFIHQLGQEVPVIDILVNNAGTIMRKPAAEHPDEYWDTVINTNLNAQFILTREIGKGMIARGKGKIIFTASLLTFQGGINVPGYAASKGAVGSLVKAFANEWASKGVNVNAIAPGYIATDNTAALRADEQRSTSILDRIPAGRWGEPEDFDGPVVFLASKASDYVHGTILTVDGGWMGR; this is encoded by the coding sequence ATGTTTGAATTAAACGGAAAAATAGCCCTGGTAACAGGATGTAAGCGAGGTATCGGGAAAGCCATGGCAGTAGCACTGGCAAAGGCGGGTGCTGATATCATCGGCGTATCTGCCTCCCTGGAGCTGAGTGGCTCAGAGGTAGAGCGTGAAGTGACCGCATTGGGAAGGCGTTTTAAGGCTTATCAGTGCGATTTCTCCAACAGAGAGGCATTGTATACCTTTATTCACCAGTTAGGGCAGGAAGTGCCTGTAATTGATATCCTGGTGAATAATGCCGGTACCATCATGCGTAAACCGGCTGCAGAGCATCCGGATGAGTACTGGGATACCGTGATCAATACCAACCTGAACGCGCAATTTATCCTGACCAGAGAAATTGGTAAAGGGATGATTGCCAGAGGAAAGGGAAAGATTATCTTTACAGCCTCTCTGCTGACATTCCAGGGCGGTATCAACGTACCGGGATATGCAGCCAGCAAAGGAGCCGTAGGTTCACTGGTGAAGGCTTTCGCCAATGAGTGGGCTTCTAAGGGAGTGAACGTGAACGCCATAGCCCCGGGATATATCGCCACAGATAATACTGCTGCCCTCCGTGCAGATGAGCAGCGCAGTACTTCCATATTGGACCGTATACCTGCAGGCCGCTGGGGCGAACCTGAAGATTTTGACGGCCCTGTTGTTTTCCTGGCTTCCAAAGCCTCCGATTACGTACATGGCACCATCCTTACCGTTGATGGCGGCTGGATGGGCAGATAA
- a CDS encoding LacI family DNA-binding transcriptional regulator produces the protein MSKRTEKTIVDIAEELQLSVSTVSRALNDHPNISARTKERVKKMARKLGYRPNALAAGLRNNKSKTIGLIVPRISMFFPATISTIIQNKLQEYGYNLIICQSNDSYEQEKTLVNTLYSARVDALVVSTTLYTTDFSHFDVFRDNNIPLVFFDRVPKDYNVKVIKGDDYLGGYTATKHLIDKGCKDVVHISGPLTCCLYSDRVAGYKNALQEHGLTFKKNRVFYQELTRDNAWQTCEKIFAQKPYPDGIFASNDTTAITIMEYCRKINLKVPEDVKIVGYSNDPRTEIVTPPISSVDQFPGMMGERVVAALMELINGKQTAVPRYSQEIIPIQLIERQSSAGKAKPTKKKMTLS, from the coding sequence ATGAGCAAACGTACAGAAAAAACAATCGTTGATATTGCGGAAGAACTACAATTGTCTGTTTCCACAGTATCCAGGGCCCTCAACGACCATCCCAACATCAGCGCACGTACGAAAGAACGCGTGAAGAAAATGGCGCGAAAACTGGGATACCGACCGAATGCACTGGCTGCCGGATTACGCAACAATAAAAGCAAAACGATTGGTTTGATAGTGCCCAGGATATCGATGTTTTTTCCTGCAACCATCTCTACCATCATCCAGAATAAATTGCAGGAATATGGCTATAACCTGATCATCTGCCAGTCTAACGACTCCTATGAACAGGAAAAGACTTTGGTCAATACGCTGTATTCCGCCAGGGTAGATGCACTGGTAGTTTCTACCACGTTATATACCACTGATTTTTCCCATTTTGATGTTTTCAGAGATAATAACATACCATTGGTATTTTTTGACCGGGTACCTAAAGATTACAACGTAAAAGTGATCAAAGGGGATGATTACCTCGGTGGATATACTGCTACCAAACACCTGATAGACAAAGGTTGCAAGGATGTGGTGCATATCTCCGGCCCGCTCACCTGCTGTCTTTACAGCGATCGGGTGGCAGGTTATAAAAATGCCTTACAGGAACACGGCCTTACCTTTAAAAAGAACCGTGTCTTTTACCAGGAGCTGACCAGAGATAACGCCTGGCAGACCTGCGAGAAAATATTTGCTCAGAAACCTTACCCGGACGGGATTTTCGCTTCCAATGATACTACCGCCATTACTATCATGGAGTATTGCAGAAAAATTAACCTGAAGGTGCCGGAAGATGTTAAGATTGTTGGGTATTCCAACGATCCCCGTACGGAAATCGTTACGCCGCCCATTAGCTCTGTAGACCAGTTTCCGGGGATGATGGGAGAAAGAGTAGTGGCCGCACTGATGGAACTGATCAACGGTAAACAAACCGCAGTACCACGTTATTCACAGGAAATCATTCCTATCCAGCTCATAGAAAGACAATCAAGCGCAGGAAAAGCTAAGCCGACCAAAAAGAAAATGACTTTGTCATAA